One window of the Hippoglossus hippoglossus isolate fHipHip1 chromosome 9, fHipHip1.pri, whole genome shotgun sequence genome contains the following:
- the LOC117768284 gene encoding zinc finger protein 239-like has product CKTCGKSFSRSFNHRSNLHVHERTHTGEKPFSCKTCGRSFTRVNYLQDHERTHTGEKPFSCKTCGRSFNNRSNMHVHERTHTGEKPFSCKTCERSFTTRMSLQVHERTHTGEKPFSCKTCGKSFTTANILKIHERMHTGEKPYSCKTSGKGFTRGCSLKVHLRNHKGEEPYPCTSCGERFVSKSLLTKHLSTHT; this is encoded by the exons tgcaaaacttgtgggaaaagttttagt AGAAGTTTTAATCACAGAAGTAACCTGCACGTTCATgagagaacgcacacgggcgagaaacctttttcttgcaaaacttgtgggagaAGTTTTACGCGTGTAAATTACCTGCAGGAccacgagagaacgcacacgggcgagaaacctttttcttgcaaaacttgtgggagaAGTTTTAATAACAGAAGTAACATGCACGTTcacgagagaacgcacacgggcgagaaacctttttcttgcaaaacttgtgagAGAAGTTTTACAACTAGAATGAGTCTGCAGGTCcacgagagaacacacacgggcgagaaacctttttcttgcaaaacgtgtgggaaaagttttacaacTGCAAATATCTTGAAGATACATGAGAGAATGCACACGGGTGAGAAACCTTATTCTTGCAAAACTAGTGGGAAAGGTTTTACACGTGGATGTAGTTTGAAAGTCCACCTGAGAAACCATAAAGGTGAGGAGCCGTATCCCTGTACAAGTTGTGGGGAAAGATTTGTTAGCAAATCCCTtctaacaaaacatttgagtaCCCACACATAG
- the LOC117767650 gene encoding uncharacterized protein LOC117767650: MEMSTIQSLRQFINERLQTAAEDILGCFEATVAKYEDEIGRQRRLLDVTLKPVVKLQRIELPQRHVCIKEEFPADLLERNPSPDREEPEPPQIKEQQEEHCSELPEQHFLNKEEFPADQQLWSLERNPSLEQEEPEPPQIKEEEELCTSLEVEQLVLKQEDQDNLLLNPTFKESDHQLLHHSSAQSQDLEGGQHGNSKSHYHVKDCAEYLQEQKGFPV, translated from the exons ATGGAAATGTCTACAATCCAGAGTTTAAGACAGTTTATCAACGAGAGgttacaaactgctgctgaagacaTATTAGGATGTTTTGAAGCGACTGTCGCAAAGTACGAGGATGAGATCGGTCGTCAGCGCAGACTGCTGGATGTAACTTTGAAACCTGtagtaaagctgcagagaatag agctcccacaGCGACATGTCTGTATCAAGGAGgagtttcctgctgacctgctggaGAGGAACCCCAGTCCAGACCGAGAGGAGCCagaacctccacagattaaggagcaacaggaggagcactgcagCG AGCTCCCAGAGCAACACTTTCTTAATAAGGaagagtttcctgctgaccagcagctctggagcctTGAGAGGAACCCCAGTCTGGAACAAGAGGAGCCagaacctccacagattaaagaggaggaggagctctgcACCAGTCTGGAAGTAGAGCAGCTTGTACTGAAGCAGGAGGATCAAGATAACCTTTTGTTGAATCCTACTTTCAAGGAAAGTgaccaccagctcctccaccacagctcagctcagagccAAGATCTCGAAGGAGGCCAGCATGGAAACTCTAAATCA CACTACCATGTCAAAGATTGTGCCGAATATCTGCAAGAGCAAAAAGGTTTTCCagtgtga
- the LOC117767651 gene encoding zinc finger and SCAN domain-containing protein 2-like, translated as MEMSTIQSLRQFINERLQTAAEDILGCFEATVAKYEDEIGRQRRLLDVTLKPVVKLQRIELPQRHVCIKEEFPADLLERNPSPDQEEPEPPQIKEQQEEHCIELPEQHFLNKEEFPADQQLWSLERNPSLEQEEPEPPQIKEEEELCTSLEVEQLVLKQEDQDNLLLNPTFKESDHQLLHHSSAQSQDLEGGQHGNSKSVKNAEQASEKGYHVITRAKESTSPSNLACSTTMSKIVPNICKSKKVFQCDTCGKVFKWKSQLNRHLKLHTGEKPFSCKTCGKSFRLRNTLQVHQRTHTGEKPFSCQTCGKSFTRGCSLKVHLRNHKGEEPYPCTSCGERFVSKSLLTKHLSTHT; from the exons ATGGAAATGTCTACAATCCAGAGTTTAAGACAGTTTATCAACGAGAGgttacaaactgctgctgaagacaTATTAGGATGTTTTGAAGCGACTGTCGCAAAGTACGAGGATGAGATCGGTCGTCAGCGCAGACTGCTGGATGTAACTTTGAAACCTGtagtaaagctgcagagaatag agctcccacaGCGACATGTCTGTATCAAGGAGgagtttcctgctgacctgctggaGAGGAACCCCAGTCCAGACCAAGAGGAGCCagaacctccacagattaaggagcaacaggaggagcactgcatCG AGCTCCCAGAGCAACACTTTCTTAATAAGGaagagtttcctgctgaccagcagctctggagcctTGAGAGGAACCCCAGTCTGGAACAAGAGGAGCCagaacctccacagattaaagaggaggaggagctctgcACCAGTCTGGAAGTAGAGCAGCTTGTACTGAAGCAGGAGGATCAAGATAACCTTTTGTTGAATCCTACTTTCAAGGAAAGTgaccaccagctcctccaccacagctcagctcagagccAAGATCTCGAAGGAGGCCAGCATGGAAACTCTAAATCAGTTAAAAATGCAGAGCAGGCATCAGAAAAGGGATATCATGTCATCACAAGAGCAAAAGAAAGCACAAGTCCCAGTAACCTTGCATGTAGCACTACCATGTCAAAGATTGTGCCGAATATCTGCAAGAGTAAAAAGGTTTTCCagtgtgacacttgtggaaaagTCTTTAAGTGGAAGTCACAATTAAATAGACATCTGAAGTTGCACACAGGTGAGAAAC ctttttcttgcaaaacttgtgggaaaagttttaggCTGAGAAATACCCTGCAGGTCCACCAGAGAACGCACACtggcgagaaacctttttcttgccaaacttgtgggaaaa GTTTTACACGTGGATGTAGTTTGAAAGTCCACCTGAGAAACCATAAAGGTGAGGAGCCGTATCCCTGTACAAGTTGTGGGGAAAGATTTGTTAGCAAATCCCTtctaacaaaacatttgagtaCCCACACATAG
- the LOC117768281 gene encoding zinc finger protein 135-like, which produces MEMSTIQSLRQFINGRLQTAAEDILGCFEATVAKYEDEIGRQRRLLDVTLKPVVKLQRIELPQQHVCIKEEFPADLLERNPSPDQEEPEPPQIKEQQEEHCIELPEQHFLKEEEFPADQQLWSLETNPIVDQEEPEPPQIKEEEEICTSLEVEQLVLKQEDQDNLLLNTTCKESDHSEPEPSDHQLLSHSSAQSQDLKGGQHGNSKSVSNAEQASEKGYHVITVAKESTSPSNLACSTTMSKIVPNICKSKKVFKCDTCGKVFEWKSMLKRHLRVHTGEKPHSCEMCAKRFTTSTSLKIHTLSHTGEKPFSCKTCGISFSARNTLKRHERTHTDEKPFSCKTCGKCYTRGCKLKVHMRSHKGEEPYPSTTCGERFVSKSLLTKHLSTHT; this is translated from the exons ATGGAAATGTCTACAATCCAGAGTTTAAGACAGTTTATCAACGGGAGgttacaaactgctgctgaagacaTATTAGGATGTTTTGAAGCGACTGTCGCAAAGTACGAGGATGAGATCGGTCGTCAGCGCAGACTGCTGGATGTAACTTTGAAACCTGtagtaaagctgcagagaatag AGCTCCCACAGCAACATGTCTGTATCAAGGAGgagtttcctgctgacctgctggaGAGGAACCCCAGTCCAGACCAAGAGGAGCCagaacctccacagattaaggagcaacaggaggagcactgcatCG AGCTCCCAGAGCAACACTTTCTTAAAGAGGaagagtttcctgctgaccagcagctctggagcctTGAGACGAACCCCATTGTGGACCAAGAGGAGCCagaacctccacagattaaagaggaggaggagatctgCACCAGTCTGGAAGTAGAGCAGCTTGTACTGAAGCAGGAGGATCAAGATAATCTTTTGTTGAATACTACTTGCAAGGAAAGTGACCACAGTGAACCAGAACCAAGTGaccaccagctcctctcccacagctcagctcagagccAAGATCTCAAAGGAGGCCAGCATGGAAACTCTAAATCAGTTAGTAATGCAGAGCAGGCATCAGAAAAGGGATATCATGTCATCACAGTAGCAAAAGAAAGCACAAGTCCCAGTAACCTTGCATGTAGCACTACCATGTCAAAGATTGTGCCGAATATCTGCAAGAGTAAAAAGGTTTTCAagtgtgacacttgtggaaaagTCTTTGAGTGGAAGTCAATGTTAAAAAGACATCTGAGAGTCCACACAGGGGAAAAACCGCATTCTTGCGAAATGTGTGCAAAACGTTTCACAACTAGCACAAGTTTGAAGATCCACACATTATcacacacgggcgagaaacctttttcttgcaaaacttgtgggataAGTTTTAGTGCGAGAAATACCCTGAAGAGAcacgagagaacacacacggacgagaaacctttttcttgcaaaacttgtgggaaatgTTATACACGTGGATGTAAGTTGAAAGTCCACATGAGAAGCCATAAAGGTGAGGAGCCGTATCCCTCTACAACTTGTGGGGAAAGATTTGTGAGCAAATCACTTCTAACCAAACATTTGAGTACCCACACATag